A portion of the Candidatus Scalindua japonica genome contains these proteins:
- a CDS encoding DNA adenine methylase, which yields MNYPGGKGGVFQKLINLMPPHDVYIETHLGGGAVMRNKRPARSNIGIELDQDVVEMWTNVKPPGFELVHDDAINYLNDYPFTGNELIYCDPPYLRETRRKSGRLYKYEYSHKDHTVLLELLKSLPCMVMISGYESLLYRESLKGWHTHSYQAACHHGVATEWLWMNYNIPVELHEYRYLGNNFRERERIKRKTQRWTARLQSMPILERQALLSAMDIVREQ from the coding sequence ATGAATTATCCAGGAGGCAAAGGAGGAGTATTCCAAAAGTTAATCAATCTTATGCCACCCCATGATGTCTACATAGAGACACATTTGGGCGGTGGCGCAGTTATGCGGAACAAACGTCCTGCCAGAAGTAATATTGGGATAGAATTAGACCAGGATGTTGTTGAAATGTGGACGAATGTTAAACCACCAGGTTTTGAATTGGTCCATGATGACGCAATTAATTATCTGAATGATTATCCTTTCACTGGCAACGAGCTGATATATTGCGACCCACCGTACCTTCGCGAGACAAGAAGGAAGAGTGGTCGGCTCTATAAATATGAATATAGCCATAAAGACCACACGGTACTTTTGGAATTATTGAAATCACTTCCCTGCATGGTGATGATATCCGGTTATGAGTCGCTTTTATACAGAGAGTCTTTGAAGGGATGGCATACACATAGTTATCAGGCGGCCTGTCACCATGGTGTGGCGACAGAGTGGCTATGGATGAACTATAATATTCCGGTGGAACTACATGAATATCGTTATCTTGGCAATAACTTTCGTGAACGAGAACGGATAAAGAGAAAAACACAAAGGTGGACGGCGAGACTTCAATCAATGCCAATATTAGAGCGCCAGGCGTTACTCTCTGCGATGGATATAGTCAGGGAACAATAG